Proteins found in one Pseudomonadota bacterium genomic segment:
- a CDS encoding integrase, producing MKKRQRIIGSIRRDCVDHMIVFNERHLKRILTIYFEYYHRWRTHLGLEMDTPQGRNVQTPDQGKVTEVPDLGGLHHHYLRLAA from the coding sequence TTGAAGAAGCGCCAGAGGATCATCGGTAGTATCCGGCGCGATTGCGTGGACCACATGATCGTTTTCAACGAGCGCCACCTGAAACGGATCCTCACGATCTACTTCGAGTATTACCATCGGTGGAGGACTCACCTCGGTCTAGAGATGGACACACCTCAGGGACGGAATGTTCAGACTCCTGATCAAGGCAAGGTCACAGAAGTGCCCGATCTCGGTGGTCTACACCATCATTATCTAAGACTTGCAGCGTGA